Within the Arachis duranensis cultivar V14167 chromosome 10, aradu.V14167.gnm2.J7QH, whole genome shotgun sequence genome, the region tttaaaaaaatgatataaattgtagcttctaaaaaaatatatatttttttaagttttctagtatttttacttttactattagaaatttaccaaacacactaaaaaaaagatcttttttattgaaaaaagatattttttattgatttaataaCGTTCAAACAAGTACctaatagtaaaagtaaaagtattagaaaaataaaaaaatatcttttttgagaagttacAATTAcatcttcttttaaaagatcttttttttaaaaaagattttttcacataataaatgaacaaaaaaatatttttatcttattttacccaaacataattgataaataaaaatatttttttacatgagatatctaaacataaaatcacttttatttttataaaatatctttttcaatgaCACCCAAACAACCTCTAACTCTCTCTTAAattctcttattcttttttcaaaattgattacaataaaaaaattatatgcatAAAGTTTACTtcattaaaactaatttttggaTTGAAGTCAGAATTCAAAAACCTCTATTTTAGCATATGTAATATTttcttgaatttgaatttcGGGTACAAAGGTAAATGACTTTGCATACTTTGGCTTCATATTTAACGTTGGCTTTTCGTGAAGCACTTAAATGTTCCAGATTTTATCCAGTAAACAATTATATTGTATTTATCTCTGTTTTAAAATTGTGGTTATGTCGGCGGAATTCATACCTGCTGCCATACAGTACTCAGCGCAAGGAGTTTTTTTTACCGCAGAGGCGTCATGGCGGGCCGCCAGCCGCAATAGAAATGGTGGAAATAGTGGGTATTTAggaaattttgttaaatttgaggATTATTTTGGTAATTTAGGAAAATCTATACATCGTATTCAGCTGCTTAGCCTCCTTTCTTCAAAAAacaacttctttctctctaataGTCCCAAAACTCTCTTCGATCTCTCCCTCTCTCGTGATCTTTCTTGCGTTTTCTCTGCCGTTCTGTCGAACACGAACTGAAGCCGCTGCTTGCCAGCACTGCCTGCTGCCGCTCCTCGTCACCGGTTCCATCTTTCTCTCTGGTTCGTTTCTATTCGCCTATTCCTACTTCctattccttttttctttctccctgTTTGAATGTTTAACATTTCAGTGTTATAAATCTCTCTTCTTCCCATCATTCTGTGTATAAACCTCTCTTCTTCCGTCTTTTATTTTGACTTACATAGATTTATTATGTCTACTTCAAAGCAAATATACATTTTATCGGTGAGTAATGCCTACATGGTTTGTGAATCATATGATTCTTTATTGTTATGTTAGTGCTTATTTGGGTGTtattatcttaataaaaataaaactttttttgaatggaaaaagatattttttattttattttttaatttgtttgtcaaatttctaatagtaaaagtagaagtactaaaaaaataaaaaatatcttttttgagaaattgtaatttatatttttttaaaagattttttttaaaaaaagatgtttttcatgtaataaataaacaaaaaaatatttttatattattattctcaAACATAGTGCTTGTTTGGGCACTATTatcttgataaaaaaaagatatttttaatgaaaaaagatttttttttatttttaacatgtttggcaaatttctaataataaaaataaaattattagaaaaatcagaaaaatatctctttttgagaagctgtaagttacatctttttttaaaagatctttttttctttaaaaaaatattttcatataataaataaacaaaaaatacttttatattgttatacctaaacataattaatagataaaaagatatttttgtataagatatccaaatataaaattacttttacttttacattaaatcttttaaaaaaaataactcaaaaaaagatattttcttaaaaacttaTCCACATAAAtccataattgataaataaattttttttttacgaaaAATTGATTGTTCTTTGAAGACTAGAAAGGATTCAAAGGCACTTGGACAAGATCAACAAGCCCCCTGTCCTCACCATAGTTGCTATTggatgttgttattattattattttcagagTGCAGACGGTGATATCATAGATTGTGTTcacaaaagaaaacaaccaGCTCTTGATCCCTGTTCACTCTTCTTTCGTCGCTCGCTTAACAATGTAAGTCTTTGATGTCAATAATGCGCTTCAAATTCCGTTAGGGTTTCTCTAGAGCCACGAATTTCATCACCGCTGATACGCAATCTTTTCAGGGGAGCCGTGAAGTTAGTCTTTCATTCTTCGCCGCGTATAGATGGCGTTTCTGTTGATCCTGAACCCGATTGGAGCTTCGACGCTCTCGTTTCGGAGCTCAATACCTTGGAGGCGAAGCTCGCCACTACTTCTGTTACTTCCTCGCAGTTCCAGAAAACAATGCCTACTTGGAAGAGAGGAGGTGAGAGAGGTAAACCTTTCGTGTTGCGTGCTCAAGAATTTGATTTGGATGACACAGAGAGCGACGATGATGGGGATAACAAAGCTTTGGTACCTGTCAAACGGTTCAATTGCGATAAACTTTATCTGAGGTGCCTCTTTCTTCTTGAACCCTAGTCAATTTGAATACCCAACGCTATGTGAATGTTTTGTGGATCTTTAACTTCGCTTTCTCTTAGTGGATTAGTGGATGCTATGTTCATATGtttgttaatttgattattttcttttccatttcttttttgCGTGCATTGGGTGGTTTGAAATTAATATTTGCATTGGCTTTGAAGTCTCAGTGACAGTGATGATTCTGACGTGTCTGCATTTGACGTGCAACCCTACTTGATGGATGAAGGAAAAGAGGTGGAAACTGCGTTATTTGAGTTGGCACAAGAACATCAGCTTAGGGTTAATGTGAGTGATTTTGTCGATGTCAAAGCACTTGGTTTCCTAGTTGACTTGTTGATTACCttaaattttacaaattgaataatttGTCAATCTTGTTTGGATGTAGTACTAAAAAAGGTTATTATTTCACCCTTGAACAtctttttttgtaataaaacttgtttttatctatttttaggGATTCTACTTTTACTAAAACAAGTTTTCCAAGCATTTTAGATAACTTGAGATGATCTTTCTTCATTTAGAAaggatttcttctttttcgtctATGAAATTGCACCAATACAACAGGGCATTTCGTATCTATGTAGACCTGTTTGTAAAATGTTCTGGATTGACAGGATGAAATACGGACTAAGATCTCAGCATTGGAGACAGCTCTGGCAGATGAAAGTCAGAACTCTACCTCCGCTCTTCTTCGAGTTGAGAAATATAAAGAATCAAGACAAGAGCAGGATAAAAAGTTAGATACACAATATCAGCGCAGGATGTAAGATTGCTATGTCCCGTGTCCCCCTCCCTGCTTTTTTCATGGCAATATGATAATTCTCTTATGCTACATATCTATCTGGTCAGACTTGATGTTAGCAACAGCTATACGGTTGTTTGCATTTTCAATGTGCTTTATGACAGCTTAACTATGGATCTTACATTGTAGTGATTTTGTTAATTGCATACTTTTGCGAACTTgagcattttcttttttcttttccccttCTGTTTGTTTAACTTATTCCTGGGAGCAAGACAGTTTAACTTCTATATATCCAAAAAGCCAGAAACAGAAAATTGAGCATTCATTATCCTCCTCTTAATAaacttcttttataaaaaaagttgCACCTTACTTTTAGACTTTAGAGATGGGGAATCTAATTTTGTTTGATGAATCCATTTTTATGAATACTGAAATTGAATGATACTTCATATAATATGTATTTCTGATTTTGATCAATAATATTTGACATGTGTGGCATGTTTTCTGATAGTCATCTACTCATCCCATCCTCCCGAGAAATCCCAACAGAACATTTTCTTTGTTCCTTACTCTCATGTTGTTTTGTGGTTGCTAGATTAAGAAACTGATATCTGACATCCCTCTTTTTTTGTAGTGCAGAAGCACTTGATAATCACTTGACAGCTGTTCAACGGGACCGTGAACTTAGATCACAAATAGaagaaaggaaaataagaaGTGATGCAGCTTATGAAGAAGCGAAGAGAAAGGTTGCTTTGCAAGAGGAAAGGCAGCAGCAGGAAAAGGCTAAAGCAGAAGCAGAGGTACTTTATCTTCTAATTAATATTGTGTGTTAACAAGGCATTAGACATAAATGGTTTCACATttcatttgaaattgaaatagcCATCCCATGTTTGCAGTTAAAATCTGCattgttttttccttttattttcactGATATTCATTTCTGTCACTATATTGCTCATGTTTGTTAAGACAGATCTTTTCTTGTCAGTCTTATTTATATTGCAAGCCTTGGTCTAAGTcctatattttttacttttcaattttGCGGAGGTAGGCCAAACTTAGAGCTGAAGAGGCAAAACGAGCTGCATTGGAAGCTGAGAGAAAGGCAGCAATGGAAGCTGAAAAAAGAGCAGCAGCAGAAGCTGAAAGGAGAGCAGAAAAGGAAGCTGTAGAAGGGGGTGCTGCTGGAACTTTCCAGAAGGTTACTTCTGGACGAACCCAACAAGAGGCTGTAGTGCATTCTACAGATGATGCATCAAGCGTATCAAATGCAGATACCAAGGAGTCTGGTATTTGCCTTTCCATTTTGTCACTTCTTCCCCACCCCTTTCTTACTCACCCTAAGATGATGGTTTACTTGTGTGTCCATATCTGATATACAAGAATGCTTTGCTTTCTTATTTTCTGACTTCCATTCAGTTGGATTTTATTTatccttttttgttttgtttatttttctccttcaaaattttggttgcgaaattttaatattttgctcTTACATGTCTCATCAAGGTTGATTTTCAATGAGATCATCCTTGTAAGCAACAACTGTCATTCAAGACAGTGAatcttctattttctcttcCGGCTGCACAGTTAATTACACAAGTTCACCTTTACACGCCTTACTAttgcttcttttcttcttggcttccttttgttcttggtttgaCATCTTTGCCATTAACTTAGAAAATGGAAGAGGTAGAAAAGCCATTGACTCACTTTGTAAAGTTGTAAACTTTGGTACAATTGATGTCCATATGGGTGTGCCCTTTGCCGATCTGGGACCTATAGGTTGTTATTTGTCTAAAAATCTTTGCCATCTGATATCTGTTATCTCAACTGGTCTGCACAATCTCAGGCAATCTGTATCGTGCTGCGACAAGTGCTGTAAGTTTGGAGAGTGGGAGACTACAGAAACTGAAAGAGCTGTGTGAGAGGAACCAAGCAATAAGATCTAGTTCTAATCAGGTATTATCTATGTTCAAATGAACGTTTTTCTAAACAATAGGATGCTATTTTTTGGTTTACATTTGAAGAATTCTGTATGTGTCTATCATCACTTTCAAGACTAAGTTTTCCTGCAGCATACTGGGATTTTGATTGATTGTTTCATGGGAACTTTTATTGGAAAACTTTATCCGTTATTCTTCTCTGCTTCAATCATATTTTCAATTTGACCTGCCAAAAAGTACGGGAATATTTGGATGAAAtagcttcttcaattatttcatttcaaataaagtcaattcaatccaaaaagagagtatTTGCATTTCATGTCTATTTAATGTTTTGTACATTCTATAGGTCAAAATCCAATGATCTTGTGAAGCTTTTGCGGGATCCTCAATGTCCTCAATCAATCAGCATTGAGATATTTGCTAAAAAGGTAATTTCATCAGTTGACATTCAATTGATATGatttttttcttgcattatttgtCAAGAAAAAAGAGCACAAGGGAAGCAATAGACTAATACTAAACAGGTTTAGTAGTTTATTGTAGATGTGAGCTTTGTTTTTATTCAGTTATGAAGGGTAGCAAATAAAAGGacaaactaataattaatgtattACAGCCATCAATCATGATTGACTGTCTTAAacattttttcttataaaacaATGTAGTACTTATGCATTTTCCCTTGCGatatttgttttagtttttaaaaaattgagaatGATTTTGAACAATTAACTAGTAAATGAATATTTACAAAGTGGAAAAATTTGTTGTTTTGGCATTTTCTGAAAACTAAAAGTAAGCAAAATggttattcaaaaatattttttatcaacagAAATGGTGTATTTGAACATATTTGTGATCAAAACAACATTTGCCTGAATCCCGTGTAACTGGCTTCAACTTGTCAAAACCGAAAACAAAAACTACTGACATAAATGATAGAGATTAGTTATCCGCATATGAATATTTATTGGTAAATTTGATTTGTTTTATGACAACACGCATTGCAGTTTATTTCATACTGCGCAAACCTTGGTAATGCACCCTTTGCAAGTGGATATGTGATTGTTCTGGTTACATCTCAGGTACAACATCTTTATCTTGCCTACTATAGCCACAACCATTAGCGTGCACATGTGTCTGCGGctgtttgtatatatatatatagagagagagagagacacaCACAagttatatctatatataaatatgcatGTCTGCTTTTGAGTTCACTTgggtattattttttataggtcCCGGCTGCAATGGATGTTCTGCTGGCTGAGCTTCACAGGGCCTGCCTATACACTGTCCCAAAGCACATGGTATACAAAAAGGTAGCTTCATAAAATAGTAACTTTAATGCATCATTTTTTTTGAGATGCTaattcctatccttagttttaaattttagctATCTTAAATTGAATTTAACGGACTACCTGTGGCCGAAAGTTTGTTTATcgatttaatattaaattttattcatgAAATTTTCCAAGTGTTTTTGAAGTCTTTGGAAATTTGTGGGAAATAGTAAGGTTCTTGGCTTTTCTTTGGTGCTCAGCTAGAGGTTGTTTTGATGGGAGTGTGTGTTATGGATTAAAGTATGAACTACGCTGCCGTTGCTAATTGTTCGTTGTTACTTACCTGACAttatatttctcttctttctcagtAAACTTCTAAAAAAAGTTCCATTTTAGATCACACCTTGCCTAAATAAGAGGACTGAGCCATTTGATCTATGTGAGGAAGAAATATCGTTCTTCTTTATTTGCCATGATGTTAACTTAGCTCTCAAACGTTTCTGGCATGGCAACTGCATGTATTGAGAATAATCAATTAGTGCTGAAAGCATTATTTTGCCATGTTGGATGATAGATACATAAAACAACAAGGATATTGTTggtttctgtttttattttcagtgttttctattctaagatcttgtgaaagaaataattaaaaagaagtgAAAGTAACAAAATCCTAGTTTTACTAATTTCAGTCTTCCTTCAGCAAAATTCTaacataaaaaactaaaaatgatcGAATATTACAAGTTATCCTTGAGCTAATTCATCCTTGCCTTGAATATTGGAAACTCAATGTATTATTATCAATCAAATCTTCAAGAGT harbors:
- the LOC107469128 gene encoding mRNA export factor GLE1 produces the protein MGAVKLVFHSSPRIDGVSVDPEPDWSFDALVSELNTLEAKLATTSVTSSQFQKTMPTWKRGGERGKPFVLRAQEFDLDDTESDDDGDNKALVPVKRFNCDKLYLSDSDDSDVSAFDVQPYLMDEGKEVETALFELAQEHQLRVNDEIRTKISALETALADESQNSTSALLRVEKYKESRQEQDKKLDTQYQRRIAEALDNHLTAVQRDRELRSQIEERKIRSDAAYEEAKRKVALQEERQQQEKAKAEAEAKLRAEEAKRAALEAERKAAMEAEKRAAAEAERRAEKEAVEGGAAGTFQKVTSGRTQQEAVVHSTDDASSVSNADTKESGNLYRAATSAVSLESGRLQKLKELCERNQAIRSSSNQSIQSKKRVFAFHVYLMFCTFYRSKSNDLVKLLRDPQCPQSISIEIFAKKFISYCANLGNAPFASGYVIVLVTSQVPAAMDVLLAELHRACLYTVPKHMVYKKSIFQSKESYFKAIGYREDGGKLESTQDYLNRLESYMKVYGALVQTEIQGVQNLHGLREGWAWLARFLNNLPANQYTAVSLNAFLQMAGFALFRRYKSQFVKLLNIISQNFLVDLKARQIPELTRTLLEIETYIKDKKFLEEPEGRRLEANLLSSKSVNY